In Campylobacteraceae bacterium, a single genomic region encodes these proteins:
- a CDS encoding DMT family transporter, with protein sequence MNIYVLIVMAVLFWSGNFVLGRLVSPEIEPMQLALFRWGLVLILLLPYIFLHQKVIFPAIKNNFLILVLLSFLGVTGFNTILYFGLQETTATNSLLINSSIPIIIIVLNTLFTKEPISFNQIIGVFLSTLGVIFLVIKGDISNLINFEFNKGDFWVILSSITWATYCILVKYKPNKLKAFEFISIITLLGFIMLFILYFLMGNTVHFNFSSTVYTSILYMAIFPSLFSYYLWNRGIMEIGANKTGQVTHIMPISGSILAYIFLGENLERYHFYGIVFIAIGIYISLFYKSKKSS encoded by the coding sequence ATGAACATATATGTTTTGATAGTTATGGCAGTTCTTTTTTGGTCTGGAAATTTTGTATTAGGTAGATTAGTTAGCCCAGAAATTGAACCTATGCAATTGGCACTTTTTAGATGGGGTTTGGTTTTAATTTTATTACTTCCATATATATTTTTACACCAAAAAGTCATTTTTCCTGCAATCAAAAATAACTTTCTTATTCTAGTTTTATTGTCTTTTTTAGGAGTGACTGGTTTTAATACCATTTTATATTTTGGCTTACAAGAAACAACGGCTACAAATTCCTTGTTAATTAATTCGTCTATTCCTATTATAATTATTGTATTGAATACTCTTTTTACAAAAGAGCCTATTTCTTTTAATCAAATAATTGGAGTTTTTTTATCCACTCTTGGGGTGATATTTTTGGTTATAAAAGGGGATATCTCTAATTTAATTAATTTTGAATTTAACAAAGGCGATTTTTGGGTTATCTTATCATCAATTACTTGGGCTACTTATTGTATTTTAGTAAAATACAAACCGAATAAATTAAAAGCATTTGAGTTTATTTCAATTATTACTCTTTTAGGTTTTATTATGTTGTTTATCCTTTATTTTTTAATGGGAAATACTGTTCATTTTAACTTTTCATCTACTGTATACACCTCTATTCTTTATATGGCAATATTTCCTTCTTTGTTTTCTTATTATTTATGGAACAGAGGAATCATGGAAATAGGTGCAAATAAAACGGGGCAAGTAACGCATATTATGCCAATATCAGGAAGCATTTTGGCTTATATTTTTTTAGGAGAAAACCTAGAGCGATACCATTTTTATGGCATTGTTTTTATAGCAATTGGTATTTACATATCTTTATTTTATAAAAGCAAAAAATCTTCATAG
- a CDS encoding helix-turn-helix transcriptional regulator: protein MIKNENTFTYSSHETLILPQGLKNMPKVKSLFPFIKNTGILHKCINENLINVEFYTQSHVIIYNIAGIETITSYDCKSIEIKEKDLLFLPKDNYLISDFIKNNKQLEAYMFFLDDDIIETFLSKQKKVKHSPKNKETFYKMPSTLTIDEYIKTLKNTSKTMQHSSNFLEIKILEFLYLIDNEDTHKRLQDFLSYNNTYKDKRNISSLMKRYYLNNFSIQDFATLSGRSLSSFHRDFKTIYHTTPHQFLINLKMQHANKVLKEENKTISEIASDLGYENISHFIKAYKNKYNITPKQKQKNYL from the coding sequence ATGATAAAAAATGAAAATACTTTTACTTATTCTTCGCATGAAACGTTAATTTTACCCCAGGGTTTAAAAAATATGCCAAAAGTAAAAAGCCTTTTTCCTTTTATTAAAAATACTGGAATATTACATAAATGCATTAATGAAAATTTAATTAATGTAGAGTTTTATACTCAAAGTCATGTAATAATCTATAATATAGCAGGTATTGAAACCATTACTTCCTATGATTGTAAATCAATAGAAATAAAAGAGAAAGACTTACTTTTTTTGCCTAAAGACAATTATTTAATATCAGATTTTATAAAAAACAATAAACAATTAGAGGCATATATGTTTTTTTTAGATGATGATATCATTGAAACATTTTTGTCAAAACAAAAAAAGGTCAAACACAGTCCCAAAAATAAAGAAACATTTTATAAAATGCCTTCTACCCTAACAATAGATGAGTATATTAAAACATTAAAAAATACGAGTAAAACAATGCAACATTCATCCAATTTTTTGGAAATTAAAATACTTGAGTTTTTATATTTAATCGATAATGAAGATACACATAAAAGACTTCAAGATTTTCTAAGTTACAATAATACGTACAAAGACAAAAGAAACATTAGTTCACTAATGAAAAGATATTATCTCAACAATTTTTCTATTCAAGATTTTGCAACTTTATCTGGGCGTTCTTTATCATCTTTTCACAGAGATTTTAAAACAATTTACCATACAACTCCCCATCAATTTTTAATAAACTTAAAAATGCAACATGCCAATAAAGTACTTAAAGAAGAGAATAAAACAATAAGTGAAATAGCCAGTGATTTAGGGTATGAAAACATCTCACATTTTATTAAAGCCTACAAAAATAAATACAATATCACTCCCAAACAAAAACAAAAAAACTACCTTTGA
- a CDS encoding antibiotic biosynthesis monooxygenase, with amino-acid sequence MSIKVVLNLNVESSLKKEFLLFLDENLPNVRSFDGCKHIKVYFNENNLSMAIDEFWENKEKHQQYIEFIKKNGLMEKLQSYLSKEVEVNYFDILDI; translated from the coding sequence ATGAGTATTAAAGTGGTATTAAATTTAAATGTAGAAAGTAGTCTAAAAAAAGAATTTCTTCTTTTTTTAGATGAGAATCTTCCCAATGTAAGATCTTTTGATGGATGCAAGCATATTAAAGTATATTTTAATGAAAACAATTTAAGTATGGCAATTGATGAATTTTGGGAAAATAAAGAAAAACATCAACAATATATTGAGTTTATTAAAAAAAATGGTCTTATGGAAAAACTACAATCTTATTTATCAAAAGAAGTTGAAGTAAATTATTTTGATATTTTAGATATTTAA
- a CDS encoding diguanylate cyclase: MNFITVKLNALIFIFSFFLFVLLFSYSSYKFIINDSLELEKKQNLNNVNTIVNSMNHNLEHITKITNDYSKWDDTYAFMIDGNKDYINENFREGTNTLELLDASFIIYLNKKNKVLFSKYQEKVLEKNNKDFEKILTNKFSMLNSTSTIIKYNSLFMYIVKAEVLKSDFTGSVQGWIYSGKVITNKNINHISTVFKSIKLSEYLFSKENYEISLSLLKNIKFNAQLFDKELINTIAFYDVFNHSVFSIITKSDRELINNSEKTIFILDSFTAFFLFIITLIIYKSQKVLINYNKLLEIKVNRRTHQLSKSLRKLQTSNKKLYTLANIDTLTKICNRRSYFNKSEKLLTQAIKENKTFYVLMIDIDHFKKVNDTYGHAIGDKVLIEFCMIINTVISDEVFARIGGEEFCITFFNTEEEKINTISENIRKACEQASIKINDKKIKFTISLGLSSRAEYTNIDDILCVCDELLYKAKDGGRNRLVRSSPHSN, from the coding sequence ATGAATTTTATTACTGTAAAACTAAATGCACTTATATTTATTTTTTCCTTTTTCTTGTTTGTATTATTATTCTCATATAGCAGTTATAAATTTATTATTAATGATTCTTTGGAGCTGGAAAAAAAACAAAATCTTAATAATGTTAATACAATCGTAAATAGCATGAACCATAATCTTGAACACATCACAAAAATAACAAATGATTATAGTAAATGGGATGATACGTATGCTTTTATGATAGATGGAAATAAAGATTATATTAATGAAAACTTTAGAGAAGGAACGAACACACTAGAACTTTTAGATGCAAGTTTTATAATTTATTTAAATAAAAAAAACAAGGTTCTTTTCTCAAAATATCAAGAGAAAGTTTTAGAAAAGAATAATAAAGATTTTGAAAAAATACTTACAAATAAATTTTCTATGCTTAACTCTACTAGTACGATTATAAAGTATAATTCTCTTTTTATGTATATTGTAAAAGCGGAGGTTTTAAAAAGTGATTTTACAGGTAGTGTTCAAGGTTGGATATATAGTGGAAAGGTGATAACGAATAAAAACATAAATCACATATCAACAGTATTTAAAAGTATTAAACTCTCAGAGTATCTTTTTAGCAAAGAAAATTACGAAATATCATTGTCTTTGTTGAAAAATATTAAATTTAACGCTCAACTGTTTGATAAAGAATTGATTAATACTATTGCTTTTTATGATGTATTTAATCATTCAGTATTTTCTATTATTACAAAAAGTGACAGAGAACTCATTAATAATTCTGAAAAAACAATTTTCATTCTAGATTCTTTCACTGCTTTTTTTCTCTTTATTATTACATTAATAATTTATAAAAGTCAAAAAGTATTAATAAATTATAATAAACTGCTTGAAATAAAAGTGAACAGAAGAACCCATCAATTAAGTAAAAGCTTACGAAAACTGCAAACAAGTAATAAAAAACTTTATACCTTAGCGAATATAGATACTTTGACGAAAATATGCAATAGACGGAGTTATTTTAATAAAAGTGAGAAGTTATTAACACAAGCTATAAAAGAGAATAAAACTTTTTATGTTTTAATGATTGATATAGATCACTTTAAAAAAGTGAATGATACTTATGGACATGCTATTGGAGATAAGGTTTTGATTGAGTTTTGTATGATTATTAATACTGTAATTAGTGATGAGGTTTTTGCTAGAATTGGTGGGGAAGAGTTTTGTATCACTTTTTTTAATACAGAAGAAGAAAAGATTAATACAATTTCTGAAAATATAAGAAAAGCATGCGAACAAGCAAGTATAAAAATAAATGACAAAAAAATTAAATTTACTATCTCTTTGGGTCTGAGTTCAAGAGCAGAATATACAAATATTGATGATATTTTATGTGTGTGTGATGAACTTCTTTATAAAGCAAAAGATGGAGGAAGAAATCGATTGGTTCGATCTTCTCCCCATTCCAATTGA
- a CDS encoding PLP-dependent aminotransferase family protein: MYLINQSNKTPLHLQLYAQIKKDIIDNYKVGDKLPSLRKLASVYNLSRTTVESAYSQLVVEGYIESYPKKGYIVEDINASVFKSNIKIEEVQDKKESFLYDFNPVALCKNNFPIKIWKRLFNKYIDESLDFGSYHNGQGEEGLRVQIAKYINKSRGVNCSANQIVIGCGFTHSMEVLAKLLDDRYTTLSIENPGYNMAKNAFLSHGYDIKKVSIDKHGIKVDELEKQNSRLVYVTPSHQYPTGVTMPVSNRYKLLAWADKNDGFIIEDDCDSELSYVNRPVPSLQGLDKSNRVIYIGTFSKSLSASFLRVSYMVLPKPLLEIYKNHYTRVFSTVPLMLQITLEKFISEGHWDKHLRKIRTINRKKHNLMKSLLEEKLGESVKIEAQGAGLAILINPNVAMNLSKLKTLAKKQRIKLYFAKDVCGGDWDAIRMGFAVFKEEELEPALEMFSRIWHEARE, from the coding sequence TTAGAAAATTAGCCTCTGTTTATAATTTAAGCAGAACCACAGTAGAGAGTGCTTATTCGCAACTAGTAGTAGAAGGATATATTGAAAGTTATCCTAAAAAAGGGTATATAGTAGAAGACATTAATGCCAGTGTTTTTAAAAGTAATATCAAGATAGAAGAAGTGCAAGATAAAAAAGAAAGTTTTTTATACGATTTTAATCCCGTAGCTCTTTGTAAAAATAATTTTCCTATTAAAATCTGGAAACGTTTATTTAATAAATATATTGATGAAAGTCTTGATTTCGGATCTTACCATAATGGGCAAGGAGAAGAGGGTTTGCGCGTACAAATCGCAAAATATATTAATAAATCAAGAGGGGTTAATTGTTCTGCTAATCAAATAGTTATTGGCTGTGGATTTACACATTCAATGGAAGTATTAGCTAAGTTATTAGATGACAGGTATACCACTTTATCCATTGAAAATCCTGGATATAATATGGCAAAAAATGCATTTCTTTCCCATGGTTATGATATAAAAAAAGTTTCTATAGATAAACATGGAATTAAGGTTGATGAATTAGAGAAACAGAATTCACGCTTAGTTTATGTAACTCCTTCTCATCAATATCCAACAGGGGTTACTATGCCTGTATCAAATAGGTATAAACTACTTGCGTGGGCAGATAAAAACGATGGTTTTATTATAGAAGATGATTGTGATAGCGAATTAAGTTATGTAAATAGACCCGTACCTTCTTTACAAGGTTTAGACAAATCAAACAGAGTGATTTATATAGGAACGTTTTCAAAGTCCTTGTCTGCGTCTTTTTTGCGTGTTAGTTATATGGTATTACCTAAACCCTTGCTTGAGATATATAAGAATCATTATACGCGAGTTTTTTCTACTGTTCCTTTAATGTTACAAATAACCTTGGAGAAATTTATAAGTGAAGGACATTGGGATAAACATTTAAGAAAAATTAGAACCATTAATAGAAAAAAGCATAATTTAATGAAATCTCTCTTAGAGGAAAAACTAGGGGAGAGTGTAAAAATAGAAGCACAAGGTGCAGGTTTAGCAATACTTATTAATCCTAATGTAGCTATGAATCTTTCTAAACTAAAAACCTTAGCAAAAAAACAAAGAATAAAGCTTTATTTTGCAAAAGATGTTTGTGGAGGAGATTGGGATGCCATTAGAATGGGTTTTGCTGTTTTTAAGGAAGAAGAATTAGAGCCTGCTTTAGAGATGTTTTCACGTATTTGGCATGAAGCAAGAGAATAA